A window of the Streptomyces finlayi genome harbors these coding sequences:
- the purU gene encoding formyltetrahydrofolate deformylase — protein MTAPQPADSAPAAASDAESEQYVLTLSCPDKKGIVHAVSSYLFMTGCNIEDSQQFGDHDTGLFFMRVHFTADAGVTADRLRASFAAIGDAFRMDWQIHRSSDRMRIVLMVSKFGHCLNDLLFRSGSGALPVEIAAVVSNHTDFEELVGSYGVPFRHIPVTRDTKADAEAQLLELVREEDVELVVLARYMQVLSDDLCKQLSGRIINIHHSFLPSFKGAKPYHQAHARGVKLIGATAHYVTADLDEGPIIEQEVERVGHGVTPDQLVAVGRDVECQALARAVKWHAERRILLNGRRTVVFP, from the coding sequence ATGACCGCGCCGCAGCCTGCCGATTCCGCCCCCGCCGCTGCCTCGGACGCCGAGTCCGAGCAGTACGTCCTCACGCTCTCCTGCCCTGACAAGAAGGGCATCGTGCACGCCGTGTCGAGCTACCTCTTCATGACCGGCTGCAATATCGAGGACAGTCAGCAGTTCGGGGACCACGACACCGGTCTGTTCTTCATGCGCGTCCACTTCACGGCGGACGCCGGAGTGACGGCCGACAGGCTGCGGGCCAGTTTCGCCGCCATCGGGGACGCGTTCCGGATGGACTGGCAGATCCACCGTTCCTCGGACCGGATGCGGATCGTCCTCATGGTCAGCAAGTTCGGGCACTGCCTCAACGACCTGCTGTTCCGCTCCGGCAGCGGTGCGCTGCCCGTCGAGATCGCGGCCGTCGTCTCCAACCACACGGACTTCGAGGAACTCGTCGGCTCGTACGGTGTGCCCTTCCGTCACATCCCGGTGACCAGGGACACCAAGGCGGACGCAGAGGCGCAGCTGCTGGAGCTGGTGCGCGAGGAGGACGTCGAGCTGGTCGTCCTCGCCCGTTACATGCAGGTGCTCTCGGACGACCTCTGCAAGCAGCTGAGCGGCCGGATCATCAACATCCACCACTCGTTCCTGCCGAGCTTCAAGGGCGCGAAGCCTTATCACCAGGCGCATGCGCGCGGTGTGAAGCTGATCGGCGCGACCGCGCACTATGTGACGGCCGACCTCGACGAGGGGCCGATCATCGAGCAGGAGGTCGAGCGCGTCGGCCACGGTGTCACGCCGGACCAGCTGGTCGCCGTGGGCCGCGATGTGGAGTGCCAGGCGCTGGCGCGTGCGGTGAAGTGGCACGCGGAGCGGCGCATCCTGCTGAACGGCCGCCGCACGGTGGTCTTCCCGTAA
- a CDS encoding amidohydrolase family protein: protein MTELPRIVSVDDHVIEPPHLFSTWLPARYRERGPQPLTAGIGELAYTGGRYVITMDPEGPPTDWWIYEDLKFPYKRNIAAVGFDRDDMTLEGITRAEMRRGCWDPAERLKDMDLNHVEASLCFPTFPRFCGQTFAEAHDKEVALACVRAYNDWMVEEWCGDSGGRLIPLCIIPLWDIGLAVAEIRRNAARGVRAVTFSEIPTHLGLPSIHTGYWDPFFAVCQETGTVVNMHIGSSSQMPAASPDAPPAVQAALSFNNAMASMMDFLFSGVLVKFPTLKLAYSEGQMGWIPYALERADDVWEEHRAWGGVRDLIPEPPSSYYYRQMFCCFFRDKHGVASLDVVGRDNATFETDYPHVDSTFPHTKEVALDHVKGLDDETVYKLMRGNAIRMLGLDLDR, encoded by the coding sequence ATGACGGAACTGCCTCGGATCGTCAGCGTCGACGACCATGTGATCGAGCCGCCGCACCTCTTCTCGACCTGGCTGCCCGCCAGATACCGCGAACGCGGTCCGCAGCCGCTCACCGCGGGCATCGGTGAGCTGGCGTACACGGGTGGCAGGTACGTCATCACGATGGACCCGGAAGGACCGCCCACCGACTGGTGGATCTACGAGGACCTGAAGTTCCCGTACAAGCGCAACATCGCTGCGGTCGGTTTCGACCGTGACGACATGACGCTGGAAGGCATCACGCGGGCGGAGATGCGGCGGGGGTGCTGGGACCCGGCGGAGCGGCTCAAGGACATGGACCTCAACCATGTCGAGGCCAGCCTCTGCTTCCCGACCTTCCCGCGCTTCTGCGGCCAGACGTTCGCCGAGGCGCACGACAAGGAGGTGGCGCTCGCCTGCGTCCGCGCCTACAACGACTGGATGGTGGAGGAGTGGTGCGGTGACAGCGGCGGGCGGCTGATTCCGCTCTGCATCATCCCGCTCTGGGACATCGGGCTCGCTGTGGCGGAGATCCGGCGCAACGCAGCCCGCGGGGTGCGGGCGGTGACCTTCTCGGAGATCCCCACACATCTGGGACTGCCGTCGATCCACACCGGCTACTGGGACCCGTTCTTCGCGGTCTGCCAGGAGACCGGCACGGTCGTGAACATGCACATCGGGTCCAGCTCCCAGATGCCCGCCGCCTCCCCCGACGCCCCTCCGGCGGTGCAGGCGGCGCTCTCCTTCAACAACGCGATGGCCTCGATGATGGACTTCCTGTTCAGCGGGGTGCTGGTGAAGTTCCCGACGCTGAAACTGGCGTACAGCGAGGGCCAGATGGGGTGGATCCCGTACGCGCTCGAACGCGCCGACGACGTGTGGGAGGAGCACCGGGCGTGGGGCGGGGTACGCGATCTGATTCCCGAGCCGCCGTCCTCCTACTACTACCGGCAGATGTTCTGCTGCTTCTTCCGCGACAAGCACGGGGTGGCGTCCCTGGATGTGGTGGGGCGCGACAACGCCACCTTCGAGACGGACTACCCGCACGTCGACTCGACCTTCCCCCACACCAAGGAGGTCGCGCTCGACCACGTCAAGGGACTGGACGACGAGACCGTCTACAAACTGATGCGCGGAAACGCCATCCGGATGCTGGGTCTGGACCTCGACCGGTGA
- a CDS encoding acyl-CoA dehydrogenase family protein, translating to MDFSLSEDQRALRAGMRELLAGRFGRERMRAAVESGGGVDRGLWAELGAAGFFALRLPEAEGGVGLGLPESVLLFEEAGRVLLPGPLVATHLAAGVVKGAAEGRAVVTVLDRGGPVQDLGDADALLVLGEVVSLAAPDSARGAVAVRSVDPLTALLRPVRPVVGAEPLPAMSGGTLRYEGALLTAAEQLGSAARTLEAAVQHARGREQFGVAIGSFQAVKHLCAQMLVRTELARAAVYAAAVTGDPAETAGAKLLADEAAVANARDCLQVHGGMGFTWEADVHLHLKRAWLRSGRWLTAAEAEEALASDLGAGEGAERG from the coding sequence GTGGACTTCTCGCTTTCGGAGGACCAGCGGGCCCTGCGCGCGGGGATGCGGGAGCTGCTGGCGGGGCGGTTCGGCAGGGAGCGGATGCGGGCCGCGGTGGAGAGCGGGGGAGGTGTCGACCGGGGGCTGTGGGCGGAGCTGGGGGCGGCCGGATTCTTCGCGCTGCGGCTGCCGGAGGCCGAGGGCGGAGTAGGGCTCGGGCTGCCGGAATCCGTGCTGCTGTTCGAGGAGGCGGGGCGGGTGCTGCTGCCGGGGCCGCTGGTCGCCACGCACCTGGCCGCGGGGGTGGTGAAGGGGGCCGCGGAGGGGCGGGCCGTGGTCACCGTGCTGGACCGGGGCGGTCCGGTCCAGGACCTCGGGGACGCGGATGCCCTGCTGGTGCTGGGTGAGGTGGTGTCCCTGGCCGCGCCGGACTCCGCGCGGGGGGCGGTTGCCGTGCGGTCCGTCGACCCGCTCACGGCGCTGCTGCGCCCCGTCCGGCCCGTGGTGGGTGCGGAGCCGCTGCCCGCGATGAGCGGGGGGACTCTGCGGTACGAAGGCGCACTGCTCACCGCCGCCGAACAGCTCGGCAGTGCGGCCCGGACCCTGGAGGCGGCGGTACAACACGCCCGTGGGCGCGAACAGTTCGGAGTGGCGATCGGCTCCTTCCAGGCGGTCAAACATCTTTGCGCCCAGATGCTGGTCCGTACGGAACTGGCCCGCGCGGCCGTGTACGCGGCGGCCGTGACCGGGGACCCGGCCGAGACGGCGGGCGCCAAACTGCTGGCCGACGAGGCCGCCGTGGCCAACGCCCGGGACTGTCTCCAGGTGCACGGCGGTATGGGCTTCACCTGGGAGGCAGACGTCCATCTGCATCTGAAGCGGGCGTGGCTTCGTTCCGGAAGGTGGCTGACGGCGGCCGAAGCGGAAGAGGCTCTGGCGAGCGATCTGGGGGCCGGGGAGGGGGCGGAGCGGGGCTGA
- a CDS encoding zf-HC2 domain-containing protein, with protein MSGDGNGHDGEGREGEGRDEEGRDEEVRNEEVRGARRIPGPRAAADDFGLPTSVPPLPQPPVAPATPTADVEDTSAATGTTDAEDTTATDEHAPAPTPEPEPESPVAPPPAPALTHRVLKALLGAWALAACSAEEAAAVEEHLTGCAPCAGEALRLRDAVGLLHTDRSLDLDPLLRSRVIEGCLGRRPAKIPVPSWAAPYDAETARLDALLSDIGDAEWHAPVRLRWFEGERAVNRKTTVAGVIGHLMTVDGLISTALGLEDPLGSGELPQLPVERTETYWAAAYRPLTRTVREPWRDQSHTLIRTVSFAGRGVAERSVSYGDFALPLQDSMLERAFECWVHGGDIAAAVDYPYEAPSPAHLHRMIDLSARMLPAVLAERRRSGLAGPARHYVTAGSPGRSLHLEVEGLGGGDWYIALDSPAAVGSPDHTVAQVALDGVEFCQLVAGHISPVEAAAGQEGDRGAIRDVLFAAAALSRL; from the coding sequence GTGAGCGGCGACGGCAACGGTCACGACGGCGAGGGACGCGAGGGCGAGGGGCGCGACGAGGAGGGGCGCGACGAGGAGGTGCGCAACGAGGAGGTGCGGGGCGCCCGGCGCATACCGGGCCCCCGCGCCGCCGCCGACGACTTCGGCCTCCCGACCTCCGTACCCCCGCTCCCCCAGCCGCCCGTCGCCCCCGCCACCCCCACCGCGGACGTCGAGGACACCTCCGCCGCCACCGGCACAACCGACGCCGAAGACACCACCGCCACCGACGAGCACGCACCAGCGCCGACACCCGAACCGGAACCGGAATCCCCCGTGGCACCACCGCCCGCGCCCGCCCTCACCCACCGGGTCCTCAAGGCTCTGCTGGGCGCCTGGGCCCTGGCCGCCTGCTCCGCCGAGGAGGCGGCGGCCGTCGAGGAGCACCTCACCGGGTGCGCACCCTGCGCGGGCGAGGCCCTGCGGCTGCGCGACGCGGTGGGCCTCCTGCACACGGACCGCAGTCTGGACCTCGACCCGCTGCTCCGCTCCCGGGTCATCGAAGGCTGCCTGGGCCGCCGTCCCGCCAAGATCCCGGTGCCCTCCTGGGCCGCTCCGTACGACGCGGAGACGGCCCGGCTCGACGCCCTGCTCAGCGACATCGGCGATGCGGAATGGCACGCCCCTGTCCGGCTGAGGTGGTTCGAGGGCGAGCGCGCGGTCAACCGGAAGACGACGGTGGCCGGAGTGATAGGGCATCTGATGACCGTCGACGGCCTGATCTCCACGGCTCTCGGCCTCGAAGACCCGCTCGGCAGCGGTGAGCTGCCCCAGTTGCCCGTCGAGCGAACCGAAACATACTGGGCAGCCGCTTATCGGCCGTTGACCCGGACCGTGCGCGAGCCCTGGCGCGATCAGAGTCACACCCTCATCCGCACGGTGTCCTTCGCCGGCCGCGGCGTGGCGGAACGCTCCGTCTCGTACGGTGACTTCGCCCTCCCACTCCAGGACTCCATGCTCGAACGGGCCTTCGAGTGCTGGGTGCACGGGGGCGATATCGCGGCCGCGGTGGACTATCCGTACGAGGCCCCGTCCCCGGCGCATCTGCACCGGATGATCGACCTCTCCGCGCGGATGCTGCCGGCCGTGCTCGCCGAGCGCCGCCGCTCGGGCCTCGCGGGACCGGCCCGGCACTACGTCACGGCCGGTTCGCCGGGCCGCTCGCTCCATCTGGAGGTCGAGGGCCTCGGGGGCGGTGACTGGTACATCGCGCTTGACTCACCCGCAGCGGTCGGTTCCCCCGACCACACGGTGGCGCAGGTGGCGCTCGACGGCGTGGAGTTCTGCCAGCTCGTCGCGGGCCACATCTCACCGGTGGAAGCGGCGGCGGGCCAGGAAGGGGACCGCGGGGCGATCCGCGACGTGCTCTTCGCGGCCGCGGCCCTGAGCCGCCTGTAG
- a CDS encoding ATP-binding protein — protein sequence MQVLQVQLEVGPDPAEVGRARRWARSRLVGSGIGDDEPLAETLILLISELVTNAVVHTGCPAVLRMLFGSAGAVGTVRVEVADASGCPPRPRHAEGEDTNGRGLELVDGLADRWGWQPEGAGKQIWCEVDGGIPLPTPATVVSAGPVVVQAAPFGVHRTATGATGAPVAPAKGSGIAQSRNA from the coding sequence GTGCAGGTGCTTCAGGTTCAGCTGGAGGTCGGGCCGGATCCCGCGGAAGTGGGACGGGCTCGCAGATGGGCGCGGTCGAGGCTGGTCGGGTCCGGAATAGGAGATGACGAGCCGCTCGCGGAGACGCTCATTCTGCTGATCTCGGAGCTGGTCACCAACGCGGTCGTCCACACCGGCTGTCCGGCCGTGCTGCGGATGCTGTTCGGCTCGGCCGGGGCGGTCGGGACGGTCCGCGTCGAGGTTGCCGACGCCAGCGGCTGTCCGCCGCGGCCCCGGCACGCTGAGGGCGAGGACACCAACGGGCGCGGCCTGGAGCTGGTGGACGGCCTCGCGGACCGCTGGGGCTGGCAGCCCGAAGGCGCCGGGAAGCAGATCTGGTGCGAGGTCGACGGCGGCATCCCGCTGCCGACCCCGGCCACGGTGGTCTCGGCGGGACCCGTGGTGGTCCAGGCAGCGCCGTTCGGCGTTCACAGGACGGCGACCGGGGCGACGGGAGCACCGGTGGCGCCGGCGAAAGGCTCGGGCATCGCACAGAGCAGGAACGCGTAA
- a CDS encoding helix-turn-helix domain-containing protein, whose amino-acid sequence MTETVTDRVRKVMDAASVSQAAFAETIGLAPDKLSKSLNGIRRFTSLDLARIAEFGSTTVDWLLTGREPLRPSFAARASSSTVEDEARTGLKDLVERFTSAHEVLALLGRSPELPELLTVRTELDRYVDQGAALAEDSLDRLTALGSPSISDLETSELVQALESAFGVDVAKIGLPDGIDGAAWQADGFRLIMIDRTPVPTRQRFTLAHELGHILARDAQDFLTETHLSPGHQKDLSEIRANVFAANFLMPRSEITAAVAGHELTDEELRPLVVRFKVSPSALGARLAQLGFIDPRTRSRLRGITTETCHLLTGRSDAYAAAAAWSQAVRLPFRPSQLLYEGYLAGETTLRPLAAYTGWDVGELRAALEPDPQDVAASTAADVEEGDLVFQP is encoded by the coding sequence ATGACCGAAACTGTGACCGATCGCGTACGGAAAGTCATGGACGCCGCCTCGGTCAGCCAGGCCGCGTTCGCGGAGACGATAGGACTGGCCCCCGACAAGCTGTCCAAATCCCTCAACGGCATTCGCCGGTTCACCTCCCTCGACCTCGCCCGGATCGCGGAGTTCGGCAGCACCACCGTCGACTGGTTGCTGACGGGGCGTGAGCCTCTTCGCCCTTCCTTCGCGGCCCGCGCCAGCTCGTCGACAGTCGAGGACGAGGCCCGCACCGGACTGAAAGACCTCGTGGAACGATTTACATCGGCTCATGAGGTGCTGGCACTCCTCGGCCGATCACCCGAGTTGCCTGAGCTTTTGACGGTCCGGACCGAACTGGACCGCTATGTCGATCAGGGCGCGGCCCTCGCCGAGGACTCCCTCGACCGACTGACAGCCCTGGGCTCACCATCCATCAGTGATCTTGAGACCTCCGAGCTCGTCCAAGCCCTGGAGAGCGCCTTCGGTGTCGACGTGGCAAAGATCGGCCTGCCTGACGGCATCGACGGCGCGGCCTGGCAGGCGGACGGGTTCCGGCTCATCATGATCGACCGGACGCCGGTTCCTACGCGCCAGCGCTTCACCCTCGCGCACGAGCTCGGCCACATCCTGGCCCGGGACGCGCAGGATTTCCTCACGGAGACTCACCTGTCGCCAGGGCACCAGAAGGATCTGTCGGAGATTCGTGCCAATGTGTTCGCGGCGAATTTCCTCATGCCCCGGAGCGAGATCACCGCCGCGGTGGCGGGACACGAGCTCACGGACGAGGAACTCAGGCCACTGGTCGTGCGCTTCAAGGTGTCACCGAGTGCTCTCGGCGCCCGCCTCGCACAACTGGGCTTCATCGACCCGAGGACGAGGAGCAGACTGCGCGGGATCACCACGGAGACCTGCCACCTGCTCACGGGGCGGAGTGACGCCTACGCGGCAGCCGCCGCGTGGTCGCAAGCCGTGCGGCTGCCTTTCCGGCCCAGTCAGTTGTTGTACGAGGGTTACCTCGCCGGCGAGACCACACTGCGCCCGCTGGCCGCCTACACCGGCTGGGATGTCGGCGAGCTTCGCGCGGCGCTTGAGCCCGACCCGCAGGACGTGGCGGCTTCCACCGCCGCAGACGTGGAAGAAGGGGACCTGGTCTTCCAGCCATGA
- a CDS encoding RNA polymerase sigma factor, with translation MAKDAPPRWDRRMQQRLARGEAAALGELYDRFASLVHSQAHRMLDDEDAADLVTREVFGYVWENPDAYDPKQGSMRSWVARLTHRQSVRRLRDAETSPYRAAEGDDDAPGPEDLEERVRRATASARADYIVASMPAPLRAALELAYVQRRDYRQTAADLGVTEDEARRRLRLGLQLLSTANTRPLEGSSPPGYGRSL, from the coding sequence ATGGCAAAGGACGCACCACCCCGCTGGGACCGCAGGATGCAGCAGCGGCTGGCACGTGGCGAGGCGGCGGCGCTCGGCGAGCTCTACGACCGCTTCGCCTCGCTCGTCCACAGCCAGGCCCACCGGATGCTGGACGACGAGGACGCCGCCGACCTGGTGACCCGCGAGGTGTTCGGTTACGTCTGGGAGAACCCGGACGCGTACGACCCGAAGCAGGGTTCGATGAGGTCCTGGGTGGCCAGGCTCACCCACCGCCAGTCCGTGCGGCGTCTGCGCGACGCGGAGACCTCTCCGTACAGGGCCGCAGAGGGCGACGATGACGCACCGGGTCCCGAGGACCTGGAGGAGCGGGTCCGCAGGGCCACCGCGTCGGCCCGCGCCGACTACATCGTGGCCTCGATGCCCGCGCCGCTGCGCGCCGCCCTGGAGCTCGCGTACGTCCAGCGCCGGGACTACCGCCAGACCGCCGCCGACCTCGGAGTCACCGAGGACGAGGCCAGGCGGCGGCTGCGGCTCGGCCTCCAGCTGCTCTCCACCGCGAACACCCGTCCGCTGGAGGGGTCCTCCCCGCCCGGATACGGACGGTCCCTGTGA
- a CDS encoding acyl-CoA dehydrogenase, producing MTDLSYSEEEDEFRARLREWLAGVLPGLPPKPSPDDWPGRRAYDAAWQRMLYDAGYAGLHWPVDAGGQGATPTRQLIFLEETEKAGAPYVGANFVGLLHAGPTVAAEGTAEQRARWLPPVLRGEEIWCQGFSEPEAGSDLAALRTRAVRDGSHYVVSGQKIWTSHAEVADWCELLVRTDPRAPKHRGISWLAMPMDAPGVTVRPLRTLAGSTEFAEMFLDEVRVPVANRVGQENDGWRVTMVTLSFERGTAFVGEVVACRRTLAALAGEARATGRWDDAVLRRRLGRLNAEFRALWRLTQWNVSEAERSGGVPGAGGSVFKLRYSQARQELYEAAAEVLGADACDLDREWVLDRLSSLSYTIAAGTSQIQRNIVAERLLGLPKGR from the coding sequence GTGACCGATCTGTCGTACAGCGAGGAGGAGGACGAGTTCCGGGCGCGGTTGCGGGAGTGGCTCGCCGGGGTGCTCCCCGGGCTGCCCCCCAAGCCGTCGCCGGACGACTGGCCGGGGCGGCGGGCGTACGACGCGGCCTGGCAGCGGATGCTGTACGACGCCGGGTACGCGGGACTGCACTGGCCCGTCGACGCGGGGGGACAGGGGGCGACGCCGACCCGGCAGCTGATCTTCCTGGAGGAGACGGAGAAGGCCGGGGCCCCCTATGTCGGGGCCAACTTCGTCGGTCTGCTGCACGCCGGGCCGACCGTGGCGGCGGAGGGGACAGCGGAGCAGCGGGCCCGCTGGCTGCCACCGGTGCTGCGGGGCGAGGAGATCTGGTGCCAGGGCTTCTCCGAACCGGAGGCGGGTTCGGACCTGGCGGCACTGCGGACCCGCGCGGTGCGCGACGGCAGTCACTACGTGGTCAGCGGCCAGAAGATCTGGACCTCGCACGCGGAGGTCGCAGACTGGTGCGAGCTGCTGGTGCGCACGGACCCGCGGGCGCCGAAGCACCGGGGGATCAGCTGGCTCGCGATGCCCATGGACGCGCCGGGCGTGACCGTGCGGCCTCTGCGGACGCTCGCCGGATCGACGGAGTTCGCGGAGATGTTCCTCGACGAGGTCCGGGTGCCGGTCGCCAACCGGGTGGGGCAGGAGAACGACGGCTGGCGCGTGACGATGGTGACGCTGTCCTTCGAGCGGGGGACGGCCTTCGTCGGAGAGGTCGTCGCCTGTCGGCGCACGCTGGCGGCCCTGGCCGGTGAGGCCCGGGCGACGGGGCGGTGGGACGACGCCGTACTGCGCCGGAGGCTCGGCCGGCTGAACGCCGAGTTCCGGGCGCTGTGGCGGCTCACCCAGTGGAACGTCAGCGAGGCGGAGCGCAGTGGCGGTGTGCCGGGCGCCGGCGGCTCCGTGTTCAAGCTGCGCTACTCGCAGGCACGTCAGGAGCTGTACGAGGCGGCGGCCGAGGTGCTGGGTGCGGACGCCTGCGATCTCGACCGCGAATGGGTGCTGGACCGGCTGTCCTCGCTGTCGTACACCATCGCCGCGGGGACCTCGCAGATTCAGCGGAACATCGTCGCCGAGCGGCTGCTCGGCCTGCCTAAGGGGCGCTGA
- a CDS encoding EF-hand domain-containing protein → MDSAEYEREIAHRFAAFDQDGNGYIDRADFNAAAARLLKEFGTTARCDKGQALYTGAEAFWQGMAGIADVDGDQRVTREEFIGGAVKRLRDNPERFAEIARPFLRAAIAVADNENDGAASVAAVERALRVLGADAGTASAAAAQLDTDRDGRVAEAEAVGAFAAYFTVILPDA, encoded by the coding sequence ATGGACAGCGCAGAGTACGAGCGCGAGATCGCGCACCGGTTCGCCGCCTTCGACCAGGACGGCAACGGCTATATCGATCGCGCCGATTTCAACGCCGCAGCGGCCCGGCTGCTCAAGGAGTTCGGTACGACCGCCCGATGCGACAAGGGACAGGCGCTCTACACCGGCGCCGAGGCCTTCTGGCAGGGCATGGCGGGTATCGCGGATGTGGACGGGGACCAGCGGGTCACCCGTGAGGAGTTCATCGGCGGGGCGGTGAAGCGGCTGCGCGACAACCCCGAGCGCTTCGCGGAGATCGCCCGGCCCTTCCTGCGCGCGGCGATCGCCGTCGCCGACAACGAGAACGACGGGGCCGCCTCGGTGGCGGCCGTCGAGCGGGCACTGCGGGTGCTGGGCGCGGATGCCGGGACCGCGAGTGCCGCCGCGGCGCAGCTGGACACCGACCGGGACGGGCGGGTCGCGGAGGCGGAAGCGGTCGGCGCGTTCGCGGCGTACTTCACGGTGATCCTGCCGGACGCGTAG
- a CDS encoding STAS domain-containing protein, whose protein sequence is MTLKVDEIEQGAWTVLRIRGELDLVSSPVVRQSVHEAVAEGQHDVVLDLTGVFFCDSSGVGVLIASRRLMKSCGGRLRLVLPARGAEDGSHVNKVLGALGVRRLFEVYPDAASAVLDEAHPLSA, encoded by the coding sequence GTGACGCTGAAGGTGGACGAAATCGAGCAGGGTGCGTGGACCGTGCTGCGCATACGCGGCGAGCTCGATCTCGTGAGCTCACCCGTCGTACGCCAGTCCGTCCACGAGGCGGTGGCCGAGGGACAGCACGATGTGGTGCTCGATCTCACGGGGGTGTTCTTCTGCGACTCCAGCGGCGTCGGCGTGCTGATCGCCTCCCGCCGCCTGATGAAGTCCTGCGGAGGCCGGCTGCGGCTGGTCCTCCCGGCCCGTGGCGCGGAGGACGGCTCCCACGTCAACAAGGTGCTCGGAGCGCTGGGAGTGCGCCGGCTCTTCGAGGTCTACCCCGACGCAGCCTCGGCGGTCCTGGACGAAGCACACCCGCTCTCGGCGTGA
- a CDS encoding class I adenylate-forming enzyme family protein, giving the protein MTDTAHALGASRTFWELIERRAALTPDRPVLLQGDRTLTFGELRDRCERVAAGLYGLGVRPGSVVAWQLPTRIETVLLSFALTRVGAVQSPVIPFYRDREVGFALRESKAGFFAVPGTWRAFDHTEMAHRLSARLPHPPPHVFEAYAALPDGDPAVLPPPPTDGTAPRWIYWTSGTTSDPKGVLHTDRSLIAGGSCLAHALRPTPDDIGSIAFPFAHIGGPDYAVMLLLHGFPAVLFEQFALPGALADYRRHGVTVAGGSTAFYSMFLTEQRKDPAHPLVPTLRLLAGGGAPKPPELYHEVVREMGVQLTHGYGMTEVPMITMGSPDDTAENLATTEGRPPAGMEVRITDEEGKPLPHGTDGEIRLRGEAVCQGYLNAATPAFDPDGFLITGDIGHVQDTGHLTLTGRIKDIIIRKGENISAKEIEDLLHTHPDVADAAVIGLPDPDRGERVCAVIEQPPGAAPLTLAEIAGFLRAEGLSTHKLPEQLEVLEALPRNEALRKVLKYKLRERFA; this is encoded by the coding sequence GTGACCGACACCGCACACGCCCTGGGCGCCTCCCGCACCTTCTGGGAACTGATCGAGCGCAGGGCCGCCCTCACCCCGGACCGCCCGGTGCTCCTCCAGGGCGACCGCACCCTGACCTTCGGCGAGCTCCGGGACCGCTGCGAACGCGTCGCGGCAGGCCTGTACGGACTCGGCGTACGCCCCGGCAGTGTCGTCGCCTGGCAGCTGCCCACCCGTATCGAGACCGTGCTGCTCTCCTTCGCGCTCACCCGCGTCGGAGCCGTGCAGAGCCCGGTGATCCCCTTCTACCGGGACCGCGAGGTGGGCTTCGCGCTCCGCGAGTCGAAGGCCGGGTTCTTCGCCGTCCCAGGCACCTGGCGCGCCTTCGACCACACGGAAATGGCGCACCGCCTCTCAGCGCGACTCCCCCACCCACCACCCCACGTCTTCGAGGCATACGCAGCACTCCCCGACGGCGACCCGGCCGTACTGCCCCCACCCCCCACCGACGGCACGGCGCCCCGCTGGATCTACTGGACCTCGGGCACGACCTCCGACCCCAAGGGCGTCCTGCACACCGACCGCAGCCTCATCGCGGGCGGCTCCTGCCTGGCCCACGCACTGCGCCCCACACCGGACGACATCGGCTCGATCGCGTTCCCGTTCGCCCACATCGGGGGCCCCGACTACGCGGTGATGCTGCTGCTCCACGGTTTCCCCGCCGTGCTCTTCGAGCAGTTCGCCCTGCCCGGCGCACTCGCCGACTACCGGCGCCACGGGGTGACGGTGGCCGGTGGCTCCACGGCGTTCTACTCGATGTTCCTGACCGAACAGCGCAAGGACCCCGCCCATCCCCTGGTCCCCACCCTGCGCCTGCTCGCGGGCGGCGGGGCACCGAAACCGCCCGAGCTCTACCACGAGGTCGTACGGGAGATGGGCGTCCAGCTGACTCACGGCTACGGCATGACCGAGGTCCCCATGATCACCATGGGCTCGCCGGACGACACGGCGGAGAACCTCGCCACGACGGAGGGCCGCCCGCCCGCCGGTATGGAGGTACGGATCACCGACGAGGAGGGCAAACCTCTCCCCCACGGCACGGACGGCGAGATACGGCTGCGCGGCGAGGCCGTCTGCCAGGGCTATCTGAACGCGGCGACACCGGCCTTCGACCCCGACGGCTTCCTGATCACGGGCGACATCGGCCACGTACAGGACACCGGACACCTCACCCTCACCGGCAGGATCAAGGACATCATCATCCGCAAGGGCGAGAACATCTCCGCCAAGGAGATAGAGGACCTCCTGCACACCCACCCCGACGTGGCCGACGCCGCGGTGATCGGCCTGCCGGACCCGGACCGCGGCGAACGGGTCTGCGCGGTGATCGAACAGCCCCCCGGAGCCGCACCGCTGACCCTGGCGGAGATCGCCGGCTTCCTCCGCGCCGAGGGCCTGTCCACGCACAAGCTGCCGGAACAACTGGAAGTACTGGAGGCGCTGCCCCGTAACGAGGCGCTGCGCAAGGTGCTGAAGTACAAGCTGCGGGAGCGGTTCGCCTGA